One genomic segment of Gottschalkia acidurici 9a includes these proteins:
- a CDS encoding MazG-like family protein: MRNKIDITKNIKMIEWLKSELLTAIALLFETLVKGIKNSQELVLDIIANIILITYLLGKRLGLSFESIDAKIEDKAKLGRIEEHNIEQWYGDLTNLLNHIKRRN; encoded by the coding sequence TTGAGGAATAAAATAGATATAACTAAGAATATAAAAATGATAGAGTGGCTTAAAAGTGAATTGTTAACTGCCATAGCATTACTATTTGAGACCTTGGTTAAAGGAATTAAGAATAGTCAAGAATTAGTTTTAGATATTATAGCAAATATAATACTCATTACATACTTATTAGGGAAAAGATTAGGGCTATCATTTGAAAGTATAGATGCCAAAATAGAAGATAAAGCTAAATTAGGACGTATAGAAGAGCATAATATTGAACAGTGGTATGGAGATTTGACTAACTTATTGAATCACATAAAAAGAAGAAATTAG
- a CDS encoding single-stranded DNA-binding protein: MNSATLIGRLTRDPELRYLPNGGTAVCRFSLAVDKDLSREKRQEFESKGQPTADFINIVVWGKQGEHCANYLGKGRLVAIQGRIQTGSYTAADGTKRYTTDVIGERVEFLEWNDSSSRNTNIDSNTRTESDEFIGDGFHPVDEDDIPF, translated from the coding sequence TTGAATAGTGCAACACTTATCGGGAGACTCACTAGAGATCCAGAACTTAGATACTTACCTAATGGTGGTACTGCTGTATGTAGATTTTCCTTAGCAGTAGACAAAGATCTTTCGAGAGAAAAAAGACAAGAGTTCGAAAGTAAAGGACAACCTACTGCGGACTTTATAAATATAGTAGTATGGGGAAAACAAGGAGAGCATTGTGCTAACTACTTAGGCAAAGGAAGACTTGTGGCTATTCAAGGAAGAATACAAACGGGCAGTTATACTGCAGCCGATGGTACTAAGAGATATACTACAGATGTAATTGGAGAAAGAGTAGAGTTTCTTGAATGGAACGACAGTTCATCAAGAAATACGAATATAGATTCAAATACAAGAACAGAGTCAGACGAATTTATTGGAGATGGATTTCATCCAGTAGACGAAGATGATATTCCATTCTAG
- the rpsF gene encoding 30S ribosomal protein S6: MRKYEAVFIFAPSVDEERRNGLIERFKGIIETNGSLLSIDEWGSRKLAYEIDDLTEGYYILLNIEAGSDVIDEIDRVTRITDGIIRHMIVREDEK, encoded by the coding sequence ATGAGAAAATACGAAGCTGTATTTATCTTCGCTCCAAGCGTAGATGAAGAAAGAAGAAATGGTTTAATAGAAAGATTTAAAGGGATAATAGAAACTAATGGATCACTTTTAAGCATAGATGAGTGGGGAAGTAGAAAACTTGCTTACGAAATCGATGACTTAACTGAAGGATACTATATTCTTTTAAACATTGAAGCTGGTTCAGATGTTATAGATGAAATCGACAGAGTTACAAGAATCACTGACGGTATCATAAGACATATGATAGTTAGAGAAGACGAAAAATAA
- a CDS encoding DUF951 domain-containing protein produces MIAKFNVGDIVQLKKGHPCGENRWEIMRTGADIKIRCTGCDRQVWIARMEFNRRVKKVLSSVESNEK; encoded by the coding sequence ATGATAGCAAAATTTAATGTTGGGGATATAGTTCAGCTTAAAAAGGGTCATCCATGTGGAGAAAATAGATGGGAGATAATGAGAACTGGTGCAGATATAAAGATAAGATGTACAGGGTGTGATAGACAAGTATGGATAGCAAGGATGGAATTTAACAGAAGAGTAAAAAAAGTTCTTAGCAGTGTAGAAAGCAATGAAAAATAA
- the rpsR gene encoding 30S ribosomal protein S18 encodes MAGGRKFRSRKRVCSFCADKNNNEISYKDVNKLKKYVTERGKILPRRISGNCAIHQRKLTIAIKRARQIAILPYTTD; translated from the coding sequence ATGGCAGGTGGAAGAAAGTTTAGAAGCAGAAAAAGAGTTTGTAGTTTCTGTGCTGATAAAAACAACAACGAAATAAGCTATAAAGATGTAAATAAACTTAAAAAATATGTTACTGAAAGAGGAAAAATACTTCCAAGAAGAATTTCAGGAAACTGTGCTATACACCAACGTAAATTAACTATAGCTATAAAAAGAGCAAGACAAATTGCTATATTACCATATACAACAGACTAA